One genomic region from Listeria monocytogenes encodes:
- the mvk gene encoding mevalonate kinase, giving the protein MATGIGTAKMILCGEHAVVYGEPAISVPFTQAVVTTNVETSIKTKFSSAFFSGDLDDMPDFLAGIKALVVDVLNEIGNGECVSIHVVSGVPIGRGLGSSAAVATSIARGLYKYFNQELDSKKLLAIVNAAEKIAHGNASGVDAITVVSEKPVWYERDRKLEIMHFPKKITFVVADTGVPSETRDAVKDVQVLYKENQVEIGKIIHQLGDISREIKTHLEGDADTVKIGAAMNKAQSYLETLTVSDSSLEKLIKVARSNGADGAKLTGGGRGGCIIAVAKNQEIAEQITKALHNAGAAQEWIFTIGEGSYESDSHRTHECGAN; this is encoded by the coding sequence TTGGCTACAGGCATTGGGACAGCTAAAATGATATTATGCGGAGAACATGCAGTTGTATACGGAGAACCGGCAATTTCAGTCCCATTTACACAAGCAGTAGTAACGACAAATGTAGAAACTTCTATAAAAACCAAATTTTCTTCAGCATTTTTTTCAGGTGATTTAGATGATATGCCTGATTTCTTAGCAGGAATCAAAGCATTAGTCGTAGATGTTTTAAATGAAATTGGAAATGGTGAATGTGTTTCGATTCATGTGGTTTCAGGTGTTCCAATCGGCCGAGGATTAGGTTCAAGTGCTGCTGTAGCAACAAGTATTGCGCGTGGCTTATATAAATACTTTAATCAAGAATTAGACTCGAAAAAATTATTAGCCATTGTGAATGCTGCAGAAAAAATTGCTCATGGCAATGCTAGTGGTGTTGATGCTATCACGGTTGTGAGTGAAAAACCAGTATGGTATGAGCGAGATCGAAAACTAGAAATTATGCATTTTCCAAAAAAAATTACGTTCGTAGTAGCGGATACTGGAGTTCCGAGTGAAACCAGAGACGCGGTGAAGGATGTTCAAGTTTTATATAAAGAAAATCAAGTAGAAATTGGTAAAATAATTCATCAACTCGGCGATATTTCCCGGGAAATAAAGACACATTTAGAAGGCGATGCAGATACTGTGAAGATAGGAGCTGCAATGAATAAGGCACAATCTTATTTAGAAACTTTGACAGTTAGTGACAGTAGTTTAGAGAAATTAATTAAAGTAGCTAGAAGTAATGGCGCGGACGGGGCAAAACTTACTGGTGGCGGTAGAGGTGGATGCATTATTGCTGTAGCGAAAAATCAAGAAATCGCTGAACAAATAACGAAGGCGCTTCATAATGCTGGAGCTGCACAAGAATGGATTTTTACGATTGGAGAAGGTAGTTATGAAAGCGACAGCCATCGCACACACGAATGTGGCGCTAATTAA
- the mvaD gene encoding diphosphomevalonate decarboxylase: protein MKATAIAHTNVALIKYWGKRDEHLILPANSSLSFTVDKFYTKTTVEWDEKLTQDTFILNNEQKTDAKVARFIDKMREEFGISAKAKITSENHVPTAAGLASSASAFAALALAGSNAAGRKDTKEYISRLARFGSGSASRSVFGDFVIWEKGELADGSDSFAVPFTNKLCDKMSLVVAVVSDKEKKVSSRDGMRLTVETSPFFENWVSAAEIDLEEMKQAILDEDFIKVGEITERNGMKMHATTLGAEPPFTYFQPQSLEIMDAVRELRENGIPAYFTMDAGPNVKVICERANENIVAEKLSGLAKNVLICHAGKEASVVSDEK, encoded by the coding sequence ATGAAAGCGACAGCCATCGCACACACGAATGTGGCGCTAATTAAATACTGGGGAAAACGCGATGAACACTTGATTCTACCTGCAAACAGTAGTTTATCCTTCACGGTAGATAAATTTTATACAAAGACAACGGTAGAATGGGACGAAAAATTAACCCAAGATACATTTATTTTAAATAATGAACAAAAAACGGATGCAAAAGTAGCTCGTTTTATAGATAAAATGCGGGAGGAATTCGGTATTTCTGCAAAAGCAAAAATAACTTCCGAAAATCACGTTCCAACTGCAGCAGGACTTGCTTCATCTGCTTCTGCATTTGCAGCTCTTGCGCTTGCTGGATCTAATGCAGCTGGTAGAAAAGACACAAAAGAATATATTTCCAGACTGGCTCGTTTCGGGTCTGGTTCTGCTTCTCGTTCCGTTTTCGGTGATTTTGTCATTTGGGAAAAAGGTGAGCTCGCGGATGGTAGTGATTCTTTTGCCGTTCCATTCACGAATAAATTATGTGACAAAATGTCCCTTGTAGTCGCAGTCGTTTCAGACAAAGAAAAGAAAGTTTCCAGTCGTGATGGAATGCGTCTAACCGTTGAAACATCTCCTTTTTTCGAAAACTGGGTTTCTGCTGCTGAAATAGACTTGGAAGAAATGAAACAAGCCATTTTAGACGAAGATTTCATCAAAGTTGGCGAAATTACAGAACGAAACGGAATGAAAATGCATGCGACAACACTTGGTGCAGAGCCGCCATTTACTTATTTTCAACCACAGTCACTCGAAATAATGGATGCTGTTAGAGAACTACGCGAAAATGGTATACCGGCCTATTTTACAATGGACGCTGGACCAAATGTTAAAGTTATTTGTGAGCGTGCAAATGAAAATATCGTAGCAGAGAAGTTGTCAGGTTTGGCTAAAAACGTTCTAATTTGCCACGCTGGTAAGGAAGCGAGTGTTGTATCAGATGAAAAATAA
- a CDS encoding phosphomevalonate kinase, translated as MYQMKNKLQVKIPGKLYVAGEYAVVESGHTAILTAVNRYITLTLEDSERNELWIPHYENPVSWPVGGELKPDGEHWTFTAEAINIATTFLKSEGIELTPVKMIIETELIDQSGAKYGLGSSAAATVAVINALMTKFYPEISMLKKFKLAALSHLVVQGNGSCGDIASCMYGGWIAYTTFDQEWVKHRLAYKSLEWFMKEPWPMLQIETLEEPVPTFSVGWTGTPVSTGKLVSQIHAFKQEDSKNYQHFLTRNNEIMKQIIQAFHTKDEELLYLAIKENRRILQELGTKAGVNIETSLLKELADSAENMGGAGKSSGSGGGDCGIAFSKTKELAEKLVNEWEKLGIKHLPFHTGRVQITE; from the coding sequence TTGTATCAGATGAAAAATAAACTACAGGTTAAAATACCCGGAAAATTATATGTTGCTGGTGAATATGCAGTTGTAGAATCAGGTCATACGGCTATTCTAACCGCGGTTAACCGTTATATAACGCTAACTTTAGAGGATAGTGAACGCAATGAATTATGGATTCCACATTATGAAAATCCAGTTTCATGGCCAGTTGGCGGCGAACTTAAACCTGACGGAGAACATTGGACTTTTACAGCGGAAGCAATTAATATCGCGACAACTTTCCTGAAATCAGAAGGAATCGAGCTAACACCTGTGAAAATGATCATTGAAACAGAATTAATCGACCAATCTGGTGCAAAATATGGACTAGGTTCAAGCGCAGCGGCGACGGTTGCTGTAATCAACGCGCTAATGACGAAATTTTATCCAGAAATATCTATGCTAAAAAAATTCAAACTAGCTGCACTTTCCCATTTAGTCGTTCAAGGAAACGGTTCATGTGGTGATATTGCATCTTGTATGTACGGTGGCTGGATTGCGTATACGACGTTTGATCAAGAATGGGTGAAGCATCGTTTAGCTTATAAATCGCTCGAATGGTTTATGAAAGAGCCGTGGCCAATGCTTCAAATCGAAACATTAGAAGAACCAGTGCCGACTTTTTCTGTCGGTTGGACGGGCACACCTGTAAGTACCGGAAAACTAGTTTCGCAAATTCATGCTTTTAAACAAGAAGATAGCAAGAATTACCAACATTTTTTAACTAGAAATAATGAGATTATGAAGCAAATAATTCAAGCTTTCCATACGAAAGACGAGGAATTGCTCTATTTAGCTATTAAAGAAAATCGTCGCATTCTTCAAGAACTTGGAACAAAAGCTGGCGTAAATATTGAAACAAGCTTGCTAAAAGAACTCGCGGACTCAGCTGAAAACATGGGCGGCGCAGGAAAATCATCTGGCTCTGGCGGCGGAGACTGTGGAATAGCATTCTCTAAAACAAAGGAACTAGCCGAAAAACTAGTGAATGAGTGGGAAAAACTTGGTATTAAGCATTTACCTTTCCATACGGGGAGAGTTCAAATTACTGAATAA
- the qoxA gene encoding cytochrome aa3 quinol oxidase subunit II, with product MSKVLKSLLLTALLGVTGLISGCGDLTVLNPKGPVAKGQSDLIIYSIIFMLVIVLTIFVLFTIMLVKYRERKDISNYEPDMHGSKKLEIFWTLIPVAIVIALAIPTVKTIYAGEEAPKVTSHKDPIIIYATSADWKWIFSYPDESIETVNYVNIPTDRPVLFKLTSADTMTSFWVPQLGGQKYAMSGMTMNLYLQADEVGTYKGRNANFNGEGFADQRFDVVAQSEKDFKKWAKETKASSPVITQDIYDRLLIPGSSKKKTYSGTHLAFVDVAADPEYVFYAYKRFGYEMTNPHNPNTKSTISDKPMLPVRPVTVTNPQFERHDMKPQIIKNGEGYHEDKHREDEMKKMEEDIQTNEFNKKESDDAGK from the coding sequence GTGTCAAAGGTACTTAAATCTTTGCTGCTTACGGCACTACTTGGGGTTACCGGCCTTATAAGCGGTTGTGGTGACTTGACGGTACTTAATCCAAAAGGACCAGTTGCTAAAGGTCAGTCGGACTTAATTATTTATTCGATTATATTTATGCTGGTTATTGTTTTGACGATTTTTGTATTGTTTACGATTATGTTGGTTAAATACCGCGAACGGAAAGACATTTCAAACTACGAGCCAGATATGCACGGTAGTAAAAAACTAGAAATTTTTTGGACATTGATTCCAGTTGCTATCGTTATTGCTCTAGCTATTCCGACGGTAAAAACAATTTATGCAGGGGAAGAAGCACCAAAAGTGACTTCGCATAAAGATCCAATTATTATTTACGCAACAAGTGCAGATTGGAAATGGATTTTTAGTTATCCAGATGAGTCGATTGAAACGGTGAACTACGTAAACATTCCAACCGACCGTCCTGTATTATTCAAATTAACTTCCGCAGATACGATGACAAGCTTTTGGGTTCCGCAATTAGGTGGGCAAAAATATGCGATGTCTGGCATGACGATGAATTTATATTTACAAGCAGATGAAGTTGGTACATACAAAGGTCGTAACGCAAACTTCAACGGCGAAGGTTTTGCAGATCAACGCTTTGATGTAGTGGCTCAATCTGAAAAAGATTTCAAAAAATGGGCAAAAGAAACAAAAGCTAGCTCACCAGTTATTACGCAAGACATCTATGACCGTCTGTTAATTCCTGGAAGCTCTAAGAAAAAAACTTATTCTGGTACGCATTTAGCATTTGTTGATGTAGCAGCTGATCCAGAGTATGTTTTCTATGCCTACAAACGTTTTGGTTATGAGATGACAAATCCGCATAACCCGAACACTAAATCGACCATTTCTGACAAACCAATGCTTCCGGTTCGTCCTGTGACAGTAACTAATCCGCAATTTGAGCGTCATGATATGAAGCCGCAAATTATTAAAAATGGTGAAGGTTACCACGAGGATAAACACCGCGAAGATGAAATGAAGAAAATGGAAGAAGACATCCAAACAAATGAATTCAATAAAAAAGAATCGGATGACGCAGGGAAGTAA